Proteins from a single region of Geothrix sp. PMB-07:
- a CDS encoding Mu transposase C-terminal domain-containing protein has product MGFDIAPDLAEGASGAAPGAALITLAEASTLTGVSRQPLARRLERLGLLQERTSESGPNKGRKEKVVACSALFGPYPDAARVLAAREKAAAALSLPPAPTIAPASDPTAISAMKSWQRQRMDARLAILRYVDHLVEEGRVSRDRALNRLFGEVESGALPENLKALLPLANARSGQSGDRTLSRRTIQRWAADAKQGMDRLAPKACDRSMPAWLPQLLVIYRQPQKPSLSWAVQTLVGQLPAGALVPSYDSARRWLLKVGAVDRERGRMLPRELKSIRPFRRREKPEFPFDVLTADGHTFDAEIAHPEHGRPFRPELTMVADVASNRIVGWSAWEKESTWSVMDAFRMAVLTGGVPLIFYTDNGPGYRNERMEALKSRLGYEHHFSIPYNSQARGVIEHLQKTVWVDLAAKAFATYVGASMDRQARQIVFKASRQGRPVLPSWQAFVAFVEQAVAAHNQRASKACPKALDSETGRLRRLSPDQTWAKAQELGWKPEGLPISLDEFRPEELRQVRRGEIQLFGNTYFNTELAELHGEEVRVAFDIHDATRIWVRRKDGTFICEAMRSMFVPRADGLATGF; this is encoded by the coding sequence ATGGGTTTCGATATTGCACCTGATTTGGCAGAGGGTGCATCGGGTGCAGCGCCAGGTGCAGCGCTCATAACCCTGGCCGAAGCGTCGACCTTGACTGGTGTTTCACGGCAACCGCTGGCCCGGCGCCTTGAGCGGCTGGGGCTCCTTCAAGAGAGAACCTCCGAGTCAGGGCCGAACAAAGGCCGCAAGGAGAAGGTTGTCGCATGCAGCGCTCTCTTCGGGCCCTATCCAGATGCTGCCCGAGTATTGGCCGCCCGCGAGAAGGCCGCCGCCGCACTGTCTTTGCCGCCTGCGCCCACCATCGCTCCAGCATCAGATCCCACCGCTATCTCCGCCATGAAGAGCTGGCAACGGCAGCGAATGGATGCTCGCTTGGCCATTCTTCGTTATGTGGACCACCTGGTTGAAGAGGGCCGGGTCAGCCGAGATAGGGCGCTGAATCGCCTCTTTGGAGAAGTCGAGTCCGGTGCTCTTCCAGAGAACCTGAAAGCCCTCCTTCCCTTGGCCAATGCACGTTCTGGCCAGTCGGGGGATCGAACGCTTTCACGCAGAACGATCCAGCGCTGGGCTGCTGATGCCAAACAGGGCATGGATCGGCTGGCACCGAAGGCCTGCGACCGCTCAATGCCAGCCTGGCTTCCACAGCTGCTGGTGATCTACCGCCAGCCCCAGAAACCGTCCCTTAGCTGGGCGGTCCAGACGCTGGTCGGACAGCTGCCAGCTGGAGCCTTGGTGCCCAGCTATGACAGCGCCCGCCGGTGGCTCCTCAAGGTCGGCGCGGTAGACCGTGAGCGCGGCAGGATGCTACCCCGCGAACTCAAGAGCATCAGGCCCTTCCGCCGCCGCGAGAAGCCGGAATTCCCGTTCGACGTGTTGACCGCCGATGGCCATACGTTTGATGCGGAAATCGCCCATCCCGAGCACGGACGGCCCTTCCGGCCCGAACTGACGATGGTTGCCGACGTTGCGAGCAATCGCATCGTCGGGTGGTCGGCCTGGGAGAAGGAAAGCACCTGGTCGGTCATGGATGCATTCCGCATGGCCGTGCTCACGGGCGGTGTCCCGCTGATCTTCTATACGGATAACGGCCCAGGCTATCGCAACGAACGCATGGAGGCCTTGAAGTCCCGCCTGGGCTATGAACACCACTTCAGCATTCCCTACAACTCGCAAGCGCGGGGTGTGATTGAACACCTGCAAAAGACCGTCTGGGTGGATCTGGCTGCCAAAGCCTTTGCAACCTACGTCGGCGCCTCCATGGACCGCCAGGCCCGGCAAATCGTCTTCAAGGCCAGCCGTCAGGGTCGACCTGTGCTGCCCTCATGGCAGGCCTTTGTGGCGTTTGTTGAGCAGGCCGTGGCAGCTCACAACCAGAGGGCGAGCAAGGCCTGCCCCAAGGCCCTTGATTCCGAAACCGGCCGCCTGCGAAGACTGAGCCCTGACCAGACATGGGCCAAGGCGCAGGAACTGGGCTGGAAGCCAGAGGGTCTTCCCATCAGCTTGGATGAGTTCCGGCCAGAGGAACTGCGCCAGGTCCGGCGCGGAGAAATCCAGCTCTTCGGCAACACCTACTTCAACACTGAGCTAGCCGAACTGCATGGAGAAGAGGTCCGCGTGGCCTTTGACATCCATGATGCCACGCGCATTTGGGTCAGACGAAAAGATGGCACCTTCATCTGCGAGGCTATGCGGTCTATGTTCGTGCCAAGAGCGGATGGACTCGCCACTGGTTTCTGA
- a CDS encoding alpha/beta hydrolase fold domain-containing protein: MITRALFLLVGLSFSASHGAPLQAPEPRIVSYKEVSGERLKAHIFEPPASAPSPRAAILLFHGGGWNSGDATWVYTAARRFANLGMVAIAIDYRLSDEKAVTPLDAVEDARDAIHWARTQSRSLGIDSGRIAAYGVSAGGHLAAAAALIGRNPGEGPQALDRPDALVLYSPAVAITQSGWVRKLLLGRAKPEDLSPDAFVAPGAPPSCINQGTEDTLTPFVPALLFSRSLRAAGNVCELNRFSGLGHLLSRKLDEQEWQFDPDPVARADAWRAEEAFLARQGFLPPQPKAAPSPESVVRALTEAFNARQMDTLLDFVAKDVHWQMSTGDQFHLQAKGREALGKALTVTLRQRPMLQRGLHMLATNGDFVSVRQRDVWTGSNGETRSQNAFMVYEVKNGKLIRAWQYPAQD, translated from the coding sequence ATGATCACCCGCGCCCTCTTCCTGCTGGTCGGCCTCTCGTTCAGTGCCTCGCACGGCGCGCCCCTCCAGGCACCTGAGCCCCGCATCGTGAGCTACAAGGAGGTCAGCGGGGAGCGGCTCAAGGCCCATATCTTCGAGCCACCGGCCTCCGCCCCCAGCCCGCGGGCCGCCATTCTGCTCTTCCACGGCGGGGGTTGGAACAGTGGCGACGCCACATGGGTCTACACGGCAGCGCGACGTTTCGCCAACCTGGGCATGGTGGCCATCGCCATCGACTATCGGCTGTCGGATGAGAAGGCTGTGACACCCCTTGATGCCGTGGAGGATGCCCGGGATGCCATCCACTGGGCCCGGACACAGAGCCGCTCGCTGGGCATTGATTCAGGGCGGATCGCCGCCTATGGCGTTTCCGCAGGAGGGCACTTGGCTGCTGCGGCAGCCCTGATTGGTCGGAATCCAGGTGAAGGCCCCCAGGCACTGGATCGCCCCGATGCCCTGGTGCTCTATTCCCCTGCGGTGGCCATCACGCAGAGCGGGTGGGTGCGCAAGCTACTGCTGGGCCGAGCGAAGCCGGAGGACCTTTCCCCGGATGCCTTTGTGGCCCCAGGGGCGCCGCCCAGCTGCATCAACCAGGGTACAGAGGACACCCTCACCCCCTTCGTGCCGGCGCTGCTCTTTTCAAGGAGCTTGAGGGCCGCTGGGAATGTGTGTGAACTGAACCGGTTCAGCGGGCTGGGCCACCTGCTGAGCCGGAAGCTCGATGAGCAGGAATGGCAGTTTGACCCCGATCCCGTGGCCCGGGCCGATGCCTGGCGCGCCGAAGAGGCCTTCCTGGCCCGCCAGGGCTTCCTGCCTCCGCAGCCCAAGGCGGCCCCCTCTCCGGAAAGTGTGGTCCGCGCCCTGACCGAAGCCTTCAATGCCCGGCAGATGGATACCCTGCTCGACTTCGTGGCGAAGGATGTGCACTGGCAGATGTCCACCGGAGACCAGTTCCATCTCCAGGCGAAGGGGCGGGAGGCCCTGGGGAAGGCCTTGACTGTCACCCTCCGGCAGCGTCCCATGCTCCAGCGGGGCCTGCACATGCTGGCGACCAACGGAGACTTCGTGTCCGTGCGGCAACGGGATGTATGGACCGGATCAAACGGCGAAACGCGCAGCCAGAACGCCTTCATGGTCTATGAAGTGAAGAATGGAAAGCTGATCAGGGCCTGGCAGTACCCGGCCCAGGATTGA
- a CDS encoding S24 family peptidase translates to MLDPSIGSGHMRLLGDKALLATAKELEKKSSRLRYARQYLKLSGAAFGAPIGKAKGTISQWEAGSVDFSLSDSLAIEHVWGISSPWLMANEGDMFSSRTPRLYNRTEHGVFLLPLLDGLPSCGPSGEIADLGEDAEGLPFGQKFIGELLRQCGAGSEANLFVARVQGDSMNPTILAGDTVMVNTALPLRLEPKKGALHLVRRRAGSSEARVKRVFLSADGAHLTMNSDNPTYPPLTVPVDGVPIQDLIVGRVCWYGRSLLDQAPKAEDW, encoded by the coding sequence GTGCTTGATCCCTCAATTGGGTCTGGACACATGCGTTTATTGGGAGACAAAGCGCTACTTGCAACCGCAAAGGAGCTTGAGAAAAAAAGCTCTCGACTGCGCTATGCTCGCCAATACCTCAAGCTATCCGGCGCGGCATTCGGTGCTCCAATCGGCAAAGCCAAAGGGACCATTAGCCAGTGGGAGGCCGGGTCAGTGGACTTCTCCTTGTCGGATAGTTTGGCAATCGAACATGTTTGGGGCATTTCCTCACCGTGGCTCATGGCCAACGAAGGGGACATGTTCTCTTCTCGAACACCGCGCCTCTACAATCGCACCGAACATGGGGTTTTCCTGCTCCCGCTCCTAGATGGCCTCCCTTCCTGTGGCCCATCAGGTGAGATCGCAGACCTTGGTGAAGACGCTGAAGGACTGCCCTTTGGACAGAAGTTCATAGGCGAACTGCTGCGGCAATGCGGAGCCGGGTCTGAGGCCAACCTGTTTGTGGCCAGGGTGCAGGGTGATTCCATGAACCCCACCATCCTTGCCGGGGACACGGTCATGGTGAATACGGCTCTCCCATTGAGGCTTGAGCCCAAGAAGGGCGCCCTGCACCTGGTTAGGCGGAGGGCTGGAAGCTCGGAGGCCCGTGTCAAACGGGTGTTCCTTTCGGCGGATGGGGCGCACCTGACGATGAATTCGGACAACCCAACCTATCCGCCCCTGACGGTCCCTGTGGATGGGGTTCCGATCCAGGATCTAATCGTCGGCCGAGTGTGCTGGTATGGACGTTCCCTGTTGGACCAGGCGCCAAAAGCTGAAGACTGGTAG
- a CDS encoding DUF4406 domain-containing protein — MEQLHKDLTSPRLPMGYLSGPMSAEDALTRNRHRFAALEASTLLWEAEVLHYCPHANSPIIGNSDVGYESWMAMDLEVIRRCDYLLMIDGWNNSPGCLREMNVALNLHLPVVYSVEAAIELDRQLKAKVA, encoded by the coding sequence ATGGAGCAGCTGCACAAGGATCTCACTTCGCCCCGTCTCCCCATGGGCTATCTCAGTGGCCCTATGAGCGCGGAGGATGCCTTGACCCGCAACCGCCATCGGTTTGCCGCCCTTGAGGCTTCCACGTTGCTCTGGGAGGCCGAAGTCCTGCACTACTGCCCCCACGCCAACAGCCCCATCATCGGGAACTCGGATGTGGGCTATGAGAGCTGGATGGCCATGGACTTGGAGGTCATCCGCAGGTGCGACTACCTGCTGATGATTGATGGCTGGAACAACAGCCCGGGCTGCCTCCGAGAGATGAATGTGGCGCTGAACCTTCATTTGCCGGTCGTTTACAGCGTCGAGGCGGCTATCGAGTTGGACCGTCAGTTGAAGGCGAAGGTGGCCTGA
- a CDS encoding AAA family ATPase → MGQTKRWHLHLRGYAVYVRAKSGWTRHWFLSDLLAALGVTPQRLTEDMFRQAVNALDSRPYTVVVDEVEHALANHTVMEGIRDISDATGIPLVLVGMDQVKDRIRSRYPQISSRIAVIVYFQPVSKEDVAKAATTLLEEVKLADDLVEEVFRQCEGRMRLVMNALGNCERIARQRKAGTLSLKDVEGQELIHDWQSKRPRLVKLQRQV, encoded by the coding sequence TTGGGTCAGACGAAAAGATGGCACCTTCATCTGCGAGGCTATGCGGTCTATGTTCGTGCCAAGAGCGGATGGACTCGCCACTGGTTTCTGAGCGATCTCCTAGCGGCCCTTGGCGTCACTCCCCAGCGTCTAACCGAGGATATGTTCCGTCAGGCTGTGAACGCACTGGATTCCAGGCCCTACACGGTTGTAGTCGATGAAGTGGAGCATGCCCTGGCAAATCACACTGTCATGGAGGGCATCCGCGATATCAGCGATGCCACAGGCATTCCGCTCGTCCTTGTGGGCATGGACCAGGTGAAAGATCGGATTCGTAGCCGCTATCCCCAGATCAGCAGTCGCATCGCAGTGATTGTCTATTTTCAGCCTGTGAGTAAAGAGGATGTGGCGAAGGCTGCAACCACACTCCTGGAAGAGGTGAAACTGGCAGATGACCTGGTGGAAGAGGTTTTTCGCCAGTGTGAAGGCCGCATGCGGCTCGTGATGAATGCACTCGGGAACTGTGAGCGCATCGCCCGTCAGCGCAAGGCAGGGACTCTAAGCCTCAAGGATGTGGAAGGGCAGGAACTGATCCACGACTGGCAGTCCAAGCGCCCGCGCCTGGTGAAGCTACAGAGGCAAGTATGA
- a CDS encoding branched-chain amino acid aminotransferase yields MNDATIEIQPSTHPASAEERAKRMTNPGFGRIFTDHMVVVPYVEGKGWGQGVLKAYGPIEMDPASSVLHYGQAIFEGFKAYQQPDGSIASFRPDANSRRFNASAARLAMPELPEEIFIGAAKALITQDRAWVPGAIGESLYLRPLMIATEAALGVRPSNEYLFVLLASPSGAYFPQGVKPVTVWISEDYVRAAPGGTGFAKCAGNYAASLVAQRQAKEEGCDQVVWLDAIERKNIEEMGGMNIFFVYQEKGETVIVTPELTGTLLPGITRDSLLQLAREQGFKAEERKITVDEWRKAIAEGRMTEAFACGTAAVITPVGHVKSRTGNWDINQGQTGPVAAKLREALLNLQHGVTPDTHGWMTKIV; encoded by the coding sequence ATGAATGACGCCACGATCGAGATCCAGCCCTCGACCCATCCCGCCAGCGCCGAGGAGCGCGCCAAGCGCATGACCAACCCCGGCTTCGGCCGCATCTTCACCGACCACATGGTGGTAGTGCCCTACGTTGAGGGCAAGGGCTGGGGCCAGGGCGTGCTGAAGGCCTATGGCCCCATCGAAATGGATCCGGCTTCTTCGGTGCTGCACTACGGCCAGGCCATCTTCGAGGGCTTCAAGGCCTACCAGCAGCCCGATGGCAGCATCGCCTCCTTCCGTCCCGACGCGAATTCCCGTCGCTTCAATGCCTCGGCGGCCCGTCTGGCCATGCCCGAGCTGCCCGAGGAGATCTTCATCGGCGCCGCCAAGGCCCTCATCACCCAGGACCGCGCCTGGGTGCCCGGCGCGATCGGTGAAAGCCTCTACCTGCGCCCCCTCATGATCGCCACCGAAGCTGCCCTGGGCGTGCGTCCCAGCAATGAGTACCTCTTTGTGCTGCTGGCCAGCCCCAGCGGCGCCTACTTCCCCCAGGGCGTGAAGCCCGTGACCGTGTGGATCTCCGAGGACTATGTCCGCGCCGCGCCCGGAGGGACCGGTTTCGCCAAGTGCGCCGGCAACTACGCCGCCAGCCTCGTGGCCCAGCGTCAGGCCAAGGAAGAGGGCTGCGACCAGGTGGTGTGGCTGGATGCCATCGAGCGCAAGAACATCGAGGAGATGGGCGGCATGAACATCTTCTTCGTCTACCAGGAGAAGGGCGAGACCGTCATCGTGACCCCCGAACTCACCGGCACGTTGTTGCCCGGCATCACCCGGGACAGCCTGCTGCAGCTGGCCCGCGAGCAGGGCTTCAAGGCTGAAGAGCGCAAGATCACCGTCGATGAATGGCGCAAGGCCATTGCCGAGGGCCGCATGACCGAAGCCTTCGCCTGTGGCACTGCCGCTGTCATCACCCCCGTGGGCCATGTGAAGTCCCGCACGGGCAACTGGGACATCAACCAGGGCCAGACCGGCCCCGTGGCCGCCAAGCTGCGCGAGGCCCTGCTGAACCTGCAGCACGGCGTCACCCCCGACACCCACGGCTGGATGACGAAGATCGTCTGA
- a CDS encoding DUF3164 family protein, producing the protein MTKNPKIPEGYRANANGDLVLIENIKEIDLLRDELVVSIAARARERSGELAEFKSTIQGEIDEFVLTSAARFKAKLGGAKGNLTLLSFDGRFKVIQANQDNIAFDERLQVAKAIIDKCIKRWSDGADAKLMALVNDAFQVDKAGNVSIRRVLGLRKLEIDDKDWKRAMDAISESVQVVSSKSYLRVYERDEVGEYKPISLDMAGV; encoded by the coding sequence ATGACCAAGAACCCCAAGATCCCTGAGGGCTACCGAGCGAACGCCAATGGCGACCTGGTCCTCATCGAGAACATTAAAGAGATCGACCTGCTGCGAGATGAACTCGTGGTGAGCATCGCCGCCAGGGCCCGCGAGCGGTCGGGTGAGTTGGCCGAATTCAAGAGCACCATCCAGGGTGAGATCGATGAATTTGTGCTTACAAGCGCCGCTCGCTTCAAGGCCAAGCTCGGAGGCGCAAAGGGCAACCTGACCCTGCTGTCGTTCGATGGCCGTTTCAAGGTGATCCAGGCGAACCAGGACAACATCGCCTTCGATGAGCGCCTCCAGGTTGCCAAGGCCATCATCGACAAGTGCATCAAGCGCTGGAGCGATGGGGCTGATGCAAAGCTCATGGCCTTGGTCAACGATGCCTTCCAGGTCGACAAGGCCGGGAATGTGAGCATCCGCCGCGTCCTGGGCCTGCGCAAGCTGGAGATTGATGACAAGGATTGGAAGAGAGCCATGGACGCCATCTCTGAATCAGTCCAAGTCGTCAGCAGCAAGAGCTACTTGCGCGTCTACGAACGTGACGAGGTGGGCGAATACAAGCCCATCTCTCTCGACATGGCTGGGGTGTAG